A stretch of Crossiella cryophila DNA encodes these proteins:
- a CDS encoding YciI family protein, translated as MRFMVLVKASEETEAGVMPAEADLAAMGRYNEELVKAGVLLAGEGLHPSSNGLRIAFDGDQRTVIDGPFAETKELLAGFWLLEVGSREEIIEWVKRAPMESGELEIRQVFTEEDFGDAFTPELREQEARLRAQVEEQQGS; from the coding sequence ATGCGTTTCATGGTTCTGGTCAAGGCCAGCGAGGAGACCGAGGCCGGCGTCATGCCCGCTGAGGCGGACTTGGCCGCGATGGGCCGCTACAACGAGGAACTGGTCAAGGCGGGCGTGCTGCTCGCGGGCGAGGGCCTGCACCCGAGTTCGAACGGCCTCCGGATCGCCTTCGACGGTGACCAGCGCACCGTGATCGACGGTCCGTTCGCCGAGACCAAGGAGCTGCTCGCCGGGTTCTGGCTGCTGGAGGTCGGCTCCCGCGAGGAGATCATCGAATGGGTCAAGCGGGCCCCGATGGAGAGTGGCGAGCTGGAGATCCGCCAGGTGTTCACCGAGGAGGACTTCGGCGACGCCTTCACCCCTGAGCTGCGGGAGCAGGAGGCACGGCTGCGCGCGCAGGTGGAGGAACAGCAGGGCAGCTGA
- a CDS encoding RNA polymerase sigma factor, whose protein sequence is MTATQAHRAVEAVWRIESARVVAGLARLVRDVGLAEELAQDALVAALEQWPAEGVPRNPGAWLMAAGRNRAIDLIRRDENYRRKLAEVGRTLETEHEPDLAAALDEDIQDDLLRLVFTACHPVLSTESRVALTLRLLGGLSTKEIARAFLVSEPTVAQRISRAKKTLTTAKVPFETPRGAERAARLSSVLEVVYLVFNEGYSATSGADWLRPELCAEALRLGRVLAGLAPAEAEVHGLVALMEIQASRNRARVGPDGSPVLLLEQDRARWDRLLIGRGLAALERAEQFGHPRGPYTVQAAIAACHARARTAEETDWIRIAAQYQALALLTPSPVVELNRAVALGMAFGPAAGLELVEQLSEVPALQNYHRLPSVKADLLARLGRHDEARTEFLRAAELTENAWERTLLLDRANPRPSI, encoded by the coding sequence ATGACGGCAACCCAGGCCCATCGGGCGGTCGAGGCGGTGTGGCGGATCGAGTCCGCGCGGGTGGTGGCCGGGCTCGCCCGGCTGGTCCGGGACGTCGGGCTGGCCGAGGAACTCGCCCAGGACGCGCTGGTCGCCGCACTGGAGCAGTGGCCTGCCGAGGGCGTGCCACGCAACCCGGGCGCCTGGCTGATGGCCGCCGGGCGCAACCGGGCGATCGACCTGATCCGCCGCGACGAAAACTACCGGCGCAAGCTCGCCGAGGTCGGCCGCACGCTGGAGACCGAACACGAGCCCGACCTCGCCGCCGCCCTGGACGAGGACATCCAGGACGACCTGCTGCGCCTGGTCTTCACCGCCTGCCACCCGGTGCTGTCCACCGAGAGCCGGGTCGCGCTGACCCTGCGCCTGCTCGGCGGCCTAAGCACCAAGGAGATCGCGCGGGCGTTCCTGGTGTCCGAGCCGACCGTGGCGCAGCGGATCTCGCGGGCGAAGAAGACCCTCACCACGGCGAAGGTGCCGTTCGAGACACCCAGGGGCGCCGAGCGCGCGGCCCGGCTGTCCTCGGTGCTGGAGGTCGTCTACCTGGTGTTCAACGAGGGCTATTCGGCGACCTCGGGCGCGGACTGGCTGCGCCCCGAGCTGTGCGCGGAGGCGCTGCGGCTGGGCCGGGTACTGGCCGGGCTCGCGCCGGCCGAGGCCGAGGTGCACGGACTGGTGGCGCTGATGGAGATCCAGGCCTCCCGCAACCGGGCCAGGGTCGGGCCGGACGGGTCGCCGGTGCTGCTGCTGGAGCAGGACCGGGCCCGCTGGGACCGGCTGCTGATCGGCCGCGGTCTGGCGGCGCTGGAACGCGCGGAACAGTTCGGCCATCCGCGCGGCCCCTACACCGTGCAGGCCGCGATCGCCGCGTGTCACGCGCGAGCGCGCACCGCCGAGGAGACCGACTGGATCCGCATCGCCGCGCAGTACCAGGCGCTGGCCCTGCTCACCCCGTCGCCGGTGGTGGAGCTGAACCGCGCGGTGGCGCTGGGCATGGCCTTCGGACCCGCGGCGGGCCTGGAGCTGGTTGAGCAGCTCAGCGAGGTGCCCGCACTGCAGAACTACCACCGGCTGCCGAGCGTAAAAGCCGATCTCCTGGCCAGGCTGGGCCGCCACGACGAAGCGCGGACGGAGTTCCTGCGGGCGGCGGAGCTGACGGAGAACGCCTGGGAACGAACCCTGCTCCTCGACCGGGCGAACCCCCGGCCCTCGATTTGA
- a CDS encoding bifunctional phosphatase PAP2/diacylglycerol kinase family protein — protein sequence MFEWFRRVFEGVDETDRDLVRRSADLPRSAVDPTLKVITTTANHSLLWFGVAALLASRKGRTRRAAFRGVVAIAGASATANLIAKPLFPRRRPAAELVPAHRRIPDPPTSSSFPSGHAASAAAFATAVVMEAPIAAAVVIPLAATVAYSRVHTGVHWPSDVAAGAVLGASIGLATRHWWPLRREAPADTRHQRQAAALPEGEGLLVVVNPHSGDDSFDQSEEVARNWPKAAVIEPSKDQDLLEQLRTALDTAEEPIRALGVAGGDGTVAAVASIAAERRLPLAVLPAGTLNHFARDVGAEEADSVVRAVDNGAAVAVDLSSVLVDGLPRRWFVNTASLGGYPDMVRLREKWEGRWGKWPAAAAALVRVLHASRPLKVRIDGETRQVWLLFVGNGSYEPKGFAPTSRPRLDDGLLDVRYVRADMRWSRTRFVLAALTGALHRSRTYCQQDRPEVEVEVLGNKVAIATDGEVGPDGRHFRFTSHVAALGVYRESEGVAP from the coding sequence GTGTTCGAGTGGTTTCGCAGGGTGTTCGAAGGCGTCGACGAGACGGATCGTGACCTCGTTCGGCGTAGCGCCGACCTGCCAAGAAGTGCCGTTGACCCCACCTTGAAGGTGATCACCACTACCGCGAACCACAGCCTGCTGTGGTTCGGTGTGGCGGCGCTTCTCGCGAGCAGGAAGGGCCGGACCAGGCGCGCCGCGTTCCGGGGCGTGGTCGCCATCGCGGGCGCCAGCGCGACCGCGAACCTGATCGCGAAGCCGCTGTTCCCACGTCGCCGACCGGCCGCGGAGCTGGTGCCCGCGCACCGGCGCATCCCGGACCCGCCGACCTCCTCCTCCTTCCCCTCCGGGCACGCCGCCTCGGCCGCCGCCTTCGCCACCGCGGTCGTCATGGAGGCCCCGATCGCCGCGGCCGTGGTCATCCCACTGGCCGCCACGGTCGCCTACTCCCGGGTGCACACCGGCGTGCACTGGCCGAGCGATGTGGCCGCGGGCGCGGTGCTGGGCGCGAGCATCGGCCTGGCCACCCGGCACTGGTGGCCGCTGCGCCGGGAGGCCCCTGCCGACACCCGGCACCAGCGGCAGGCCGCCGCGCTGCCCGAGGGCGAGGGCCTGCTGGTGGTGGTCAACCCGCACTCCGGCGATGACTCCTTCGACCAGAGCGAGGAGGTCGCCCGCAACTGGCCCAAGGCCGCGGTGATCGAACCGAGCAAGGACCAGGACCTGCTGGAACAGCTCCGCACCGCCCTGGATACGGCGGAAGAACCCATCCGGGCGCTGGGCGTGGCCGGTGGCGACGGCACGGTGGCCGCGGTCGCCTCGATCGCCGCCGAACGCCGCCTGCCGCTGGCCGTGCTGCCCGCTGGCACGCTCAACCACTTCGCCAGGGACGTCGGCGCGGAGGAGGCCGACAGCGTGGTGCGCGCGGTGGACAACGGCGCCGCGGTCGCGGTCGACCTCAGCTCGGTGCTGGTGGACGGCCTGCCCCGGCGCTGGTTCGTCAACACCGCCAGCCTCGGCGGCTACCCCGACATGGTCCGGTTGCGGGAGAAGTGGGAGGGCCGCTGGGGCAAGTGGCCGGCCGCGGCGGCCGCGCTGGTCCGGGTGCTGCACGCCTCCCGCCCGCTCAAGGTCCGCATCGACGGCGAGACCCGCCAGGTCTGGCTGCTCTTCGTCGGCAACGGCTCCTACGAACCCAAGGGCTTCGCCCCCACCAGCCGCCCGCGCCTGGACGACGGCCTCCTCGATGTCCGGTACGTGCGCGCCGACATGCGCTGGTCGCGAACCCGGTTCGTGCTGGCCGCGCTGACCGGGGCGCTGCACCGCAGCCGCACCTACTGCCAGCAGGACCGGCCCGAGGTGGAGGTGGAGGTGCTCGGCAACAAGGTCGCCATCGCCACCGACGGCGAGGTCGGCCCGGACGGGCGGCACTTCCGGTTCACCTCACACGTTGCGGCGCTGGGCGTGTACCGGGAGTCCGAAGGGGTTGCGCCCTGA
- a CDS encoding DUF3626 domain-containing protein, translating into MGGDLRVSLNFHPDRTVGGQPILALLGADGCYRSQFETGVSNGGLTAYAGGDRWRWESRIFGAAYDSVAAVERPKYGALNFRRRVVGAAPRFGSAHFRLGVESLRRTTFCYPDSVFEPARFGTAERMSLIELALSDERDVLDDYVEAQVHGPISLVRDVEALVLDACFRETEVAELAAGLPCPVEWHPGFRLSVRRLRETEGYRTPEAVALGTGLAEGGFVDARILGRAVLGGEQDPQVVKHLWHHLARFGAPD; encoded by the coding sequence ATGGGTGGGGATCTGCGGGTCAGTCTGAACTTCCATCCCGACCGAACGGTCGGTGGGCAGCCGATTCTGGCGTTGCTGGGCGCGGATGGGTGTTACCGGTCGCAGTTCGAGACCGGGGTCAGCAATGGTGGGCTGACCGCGTATGCCGGTGGGGATCGGTGGCGGTGGGAGAGCCGGATCTTCGGGGCTGCCTATGACTCGGTGGCGGCGGTGGAACGGCCCAAGTACGGGGCGTTGAACTTCCGGCGGCGGGTGGTGGGGGCGGCGCCGCGGTTTGGGTCGGCGCATTTCCGGTTGGGTGTGGAGTCGTTGCGGCGCACTACGTTCTGCTATCCGGACAGTGTGTTCGAGCCGGCGCGGTTCGGCACGGCGGAGCGGATGTCGTTGATCGAGCTGGCGCTTTCCGATGAGCGGGATGTGCTGGACGACTACGTCGAGGCGCAGGTGCACGGGCCGATCTCGCTGGTGCGGGATGTGGAGGCGCTGGTGCTGGATGCCTGTTTCCGGGAGACCGAGGTCGCGGAGTTGGCGGCGGGGTTGCCTTGTCCGGTGGAGTGGCATCCGGGGTTTCGGTTGTCGGTGCGGCGGCTCCGGGAGACCGAGGGGTATCGGACGCCGGAGGCGGTGGCGCTGGGGACTGGGTTGGCTGAGGGTGGGTTTGTGGACGCGCGGATTCTGGGGCGGGCGGTGTTGGGTGGGGAGCAGGATCCGCAGGTGGTGAAGCATTTGTGGCATCACCTCGCCCGGTTTGGCGCGCCGGACTGA
- a CDS encoding flavin-containing monooxygenase, protein MMITDQHAPTTDRAIVIGGGQSGLAAACALRTHGFQPVLLEAGPEPVGSWPMYYDSLVLFSPAHLNALPGMPFPGDPAHYPTRDQVIDYLRGYAETLDCEIHTGRRVTSVLCDREGFVVTTQTGETWHAPVVVSATGNFSTPHRPDLGLTEFTGQVLHSSEYRNPAEFAGKRVVVVGAGNSGVQIAVELAETAEKVTLVSRQPVKIADLQGMEAFWTFMKHLGRLPLGAALARTGLLVGQQVIDNVGGYRTALRKGKPTHRPLFTKATATHLHWPNDTKEQVDTIILATGFRPTLEHLRPLGALDRAGNPHHRNGLSTTHPGLAYVGLLGQRALYTAALGGAGWDACHVAKTLRQRLPRKTPACCAH, encoded by the coding sequence ATGATGATCACGGATCAGCATGCGCCGACCACCGACCGGGCGATCGTCATCGGCGGCGGCCAGTCCGGCCTGGCCGCCGCCTGCGCCCTGCGCACGCACGGATTCCAGCCGGTGCTGCTGGAGGCGGGCCCGGAACCGGTGGGTTCCTGGCCGATGTACTACGACAGCCTGGTCCTGTTCAGCCCAGCCCACCTGAACGCCTTGCCCGGCATGCCCTTCCCCGGCGACCCGGCCCACTACCCCACCCGCGACCAGGTGATCGACTACCTCCGTGGCTACGCCGAGACCCTGGACTGCGAGATCCACACCGGCCGCCGCGTCACCTCGGTGCTCTGCGACCGCGAGGGCTTCGTGGTCACCACCCAGACCGGCGAGACCTGGCACGCACCGGTGGTCGTCTCGGCCACCGGCAACTTCAGCACTCCGCATCGCCCCGACCTGGGACTGACCGAGTTCACCGGCCAGGTGCTGCACTCCAGCGAGTACCGGAATCCCGCGGAGTTCGCCGGGAAGCGGGTGGTCGTGGTCGGCGCGGGCAACTCCGGCGTGCAGATCGCGGTCGAACTCGCTGAGACAGCCGAAAAGGTCACCCTGGTCAGCCGCCAACCAGTGAAAATCGCCGACCTCCAAGGCATGGAAGCCTTCTGGACCTTCATGAAACACCTGGGCCGCCTACCCCTGGGCGCCGCCCTGGCCCGCACCGGCCTACTCGTCGGCCAACAGGTGATCGACAACGTAGGCGGCTACCGAACCGCGCTACGCAAAGGAAAACCCACCCACCGCCCCCTGTTCACCAAGGCGACCGCCACCCACCTCCACTGGCCCAACGACACAAAGGAGCAGGTGGACACCATCATCCTCGCCACCGGCTTCCGCCCCACCCTCGAACACCTCCGCCCGCTGGGAGCCCTGGACCGAGCAGGCAACCCCCACCACCGCAACGGCCTCTCCACCACCCACCCCGGCCTCGCCTACGTAGGCCTGCTGGGCCAACGAGCCCTCTACACAGCGGCGCTGGGCGGCGCGGGCTGGGACGCCTGCCACGTAGCCAAAACCCTGCGCCAACGCCTACCCCGCAAGACCCCCGCCTGCTGCGCTCACTAA
- a CDS encoding MBL fold metallo-hydrolase, whose protein sequence is MRGTGHRARRGLGAPLGAALLLRAFGSAAQAGERATAQDRWQIDVPPGTELPDEPPPAGFGSWRELVEVQERLSAGARRFSDAVEGATDSGGHTGIAISPENRTLQVYWKGPVPPRPDSVLAELRRDYRVDVADVRHSRGELLANRDRIAAEVPTATRSGTGRTRAGAPSSSTRKPPRVWMCTAGRAQALLGDGDRGGGQAACAEAAGGALGWLAAVGGGAGGGAGGGEVVGGGGRSTGDGGGRGGGDRGFLVEWDGFRLVLDLGYATLPRLLTHCPDAAVDAVVITHEHPDHCIDLHGLFRIRLYGGGADRKIPLYCTPGVLARLGALEPEVELSAVFDVHELPGAYQVGPFELSGVLLPHYVPNVGVRLQAGRIALAYTGDTGPDPRLAELGRDADLYIVEATDREGELEQRRRNLLASEEAGQWAARAGARRLMLTHFWPGNSRARSVSAARSFFDGEVLTAEEDLVVPLGTP, encoded by the coding sequence ATGCGTGGGACAGGACATCGAGCGCGGCGCGGACTTGGCGCGCCGCTGGGTGCCGCACTGCTGCTGAGGGCTTTCGGCAGCGCGGCACAGGCCGGGGAGCGGGCCACGGCGCAGGACCGGTGGCAGATCGATGTGCCGCCGGGCACCGAGTTACCCGATGAGCCACCGCCGGCCGGTTTCGGCAGCTGGCGGGAACTCGTCGAGGTCCAGGAGCGGCTCAGCGCGGGCGCCCGGCGATTCAGCGACGCGGTGGAAGGGGCCACCGATTCCGGCGGACACACCGGCATCGCGATCTCGCCGGAGAACCGCACGCTCCAGGTCTATTGGAAGGGCCCGGTCCCGCCGCGGCCTGACTCCGTACTCGCGGAGCTGCGACGGGACTACCGGGTGGATGTGGCCGATGTGCGGCATTCCCGGGGCGAGCTGCTCGCCAACCGGGACCGCATCGCCGCCGAGGTGCCAACGGCAACGCGGTCCGGGACAGGGCGAACGAGGGCTGGGGCGCCGTCGAGCAGCACCCGGAAGCCGCCGAGGGTCTGGATGTGCACCGCGGGCCGGGCGCAGGCACTGCTCGGCGATGGCGACCGCGGCGGCGGCCAGGCCGCCTGCGCCGAGGCCGCGGGCGGCGCGCTGGGCTGGTTGGCCGCCGTGGGCGGCGGCGCGGGCGGCGGCGCGGGCGGCGGCGAGGTGGTCGGTGGGGGTGGCCGGAGCACTGGGGATGGCGGGGGCCGGGGCGGTGGGGATCGCGGGTTCTTGGTGGAGTGGGATGGATTCCGTCTTGTGCTCGACCTCGGCTACGCCACGCTGCCGCGGTTGCTGACGCACTGCCCCGACGCGGCCGTGGACGCCGTCGTCATCACCCACGAACACCCTGACCACTGCATCGACCTGCACGGACTGTTCCGGATACGCCTGTACGGCGGGGGTGCTGACCGAAAAATCCCGCTGTACTGCACACCGGGCGTGCTGGCTCGTCTGGGCGCCCTGGAACCCGAGGTTGAGCTGAGCGCCGTGTTCGACGTCCATGAATTGCCAGGTGCCTACCAAGTCGGCCCGTTCGAGCTGAGCGGCGTCCTACTTCCGCACTATGTGCCCAACGTCGGTGTCCGCCTGCAGGCCGGCCGGATCGCGCTGGCCTACACCGGGGACACGGGCCCGGATCCGCGGCTGGCCGAACTCGGTCGGGACGCGGACCTGTACATCGTTGAGGCCACCGACCGTGAAGGTGAGCTGGAGCAGCGCCGCCGCAACCTGCTGGCCTCCGAGGAGGCCGGACAGTGGGCCGCGCGGGCGGGCGCCCGTCGACTGATGCTCACCCACTTCTGGCCGGGCAACAGCCGTGCGAGGTCCGTGTCCGCGGCACGGTCCTTCTTCGATGGCGAGGTGCTCACCGCGGAGGAGGATCTTGTTGTCCCACTCGGCACTCCCTGA
- the pafA gene encoding Pup--protein ligase, protein MQRRIFGIETEFGVTCTFHGQRRLSPDEVARYLFRRVVSWGRSSNVFLRNGSRLYLDVGSHPEYATAECDDLTQLVTHDKAGERILEDLLVDAERRLADEGIGGDIFLFKNNTDSAGNSYGCHENYLVARAGEFSRIADVLLPFLVTRQLICGAGKVLQTPRGAVYCLSQRAEHIWEGVSSATTRSRPIINTRDEPHADAERYRRLHVIVGDSNMSEVTTLLKVGSANLVLEMIEAGVQFRDFTLDNPIRAIREISHDLTGRRQVRLAGGREASALDIQREYYQRAVEHVAQRQPDPTANKVLELWGRTLDAVDAQDFGQIDREIDWAIKHRLLERYQAKHNLELSSPRIAQLDLAYHDIRRGRGIFDLLQRKDLVHRVTDDGEIEAAKDTPPQSTRAKLRGDFIAAAQAAGRDFTVDWVHLKLNDQAQRTVLCKDPFRAVDERVERLIASL, encoded by the coding sequence ATGCAGCGGCGGATCTTCGGCATCGAGACCGAATTCGGGGTGACCTGCACCTTCCACGGACAGCGACGCCTGTCCCCTGACGAGGTGGCGCGGTACTTGTTCCGTCGCGTGGTGTCCTGGGGCCGGTCATCCAACGTGTTCCTGCGCAACGGTTCCCGGCTCTACCTGGACGTCGGCTCGCACCCGGAGTACGCCACCGCGGAGTGCGACGACCTCACCCAGCTGGTGACCCACGACAAGGCCGGTGAGCGGATCCTGGAGGACCTGCTCGTCGACGCCGAGCGCAGGCTGGCCGATGAGGGCATCGGCGGTGACATCTTCCTGTTCAAGAACAACACCGACTCGGCTGGCAACTCCTACGGTTGCCACGAGAACTACCTGGTCGCGCGGGCGGGGGAGTTCTCCCGGATCGCCGATGTGCTGCTCCCGTTCCTGGTCACCAGGCAGCTGATCTGCGGCGCGGGCAAGGTCCTGCAGACCCCGCGCGGCGCGGTGTACTGCCTGTCCCAGCGTGCCGAGCACATCTGGGAGGGCGTCTCCAGCGCCACCACCCGGTCCCGGCCGATCATCAACACCAGGGACGAGCCGCACGCCGACGCCGAGCGCTACCGCAGGCTGCACGTGATCGTCGGCGACTCGAACATGTCCGAGGTGACCACGCTGCTCAAGGTGGGCAGCGCGAACCTGGTGCTGGAGATGATCGAGGCGGGTGTGCAGTTCCGCGACTTCACCCTGGACAACCCGATAAGGGCCATCCGCGAGATCAGCCACGACCTCACCGGGCGACGGCAGGTGCGGCTGGCAGGCGGACGTGAGGCCTCGGCGCTGGACATCCAGCGGGAGTACTACCAGCGCGCGGTGGAGCACGTGGCCCAGCGCCAGCCCGACCCGACCGCGAACAAGGTGCTCGAACTGTGGGGCCGCACCCTGGACGCGGTGGACGCGCAGGACTTCGGCCAGATCGACCGGGAGATCGACTGGGCGATCAAGCACCGGCTGCTGGAGCGTTACCAGGCCAAACACAACCTGGAGCTGTCCAGCCCGCGGATCGCCCAGCTCGACCTCGCCTACCACGACATCCGCCGCGGCCGGGGCATCTTCGACCTGTTGCAGCGCAAGGACCTGGTGCACCGGGTCACCGACGACGGCGAGATCGAGGCGGCCAAGGACACCCCGCCGCAGTCCACCAGGGCCAAGCTGCGCGGTGACTTCATCGCCGCCGCGCAGGCCGCCGGCCGGGACTTCACCGTGGACTGGGTGCACCTCAAGCTCAACGACCAGGCCCAGCGCACCGTGCTGTGCAAGGACCCGTTCCGCGCGGTGGACGAGCGGGTGGAACGGCTCATCGCCTCGTTGTAA
- a CDS encoding SRPBCC family protein gives MAITSGSLNPNPARPVLRFERRLRHSPEKVWQAVTDPAHLKHWFPVEFQAEQRIGAPITFVFPGAEAPPGSGEILEFDPPRVFAFTWKDANPQDTAVLRFELVPEDEGCLLVFTHALGGPGDLLATARHAAGWDGCLDVMEGVLAGHAVESTRKDWFLRAEHYVEEFGIATGECAAMADGFLIRVQRDLIHPKEKVWAQLTEDDPAVLGAAPPLRATHGYQPAGLVTELAAPDTLAYTWLHEDAPAGVVRWQLTPQSFGSLLTVTQTIPAELAELRAVTLAAWQTHLELFFAALFGDIRCPWPTDRTEQLRRRYATSLES, from the coding sequence ATGGCAATTACAAGTGGCTCTTTGAATCCGAACCCGGCGCGTCCCGTCCTGCGGTTCGAGCGCCGGCTGCGGCACTCGCCGGAGAAGGTCTGGCAGGCGGTGACCGATCCGGCCCACCTGAAGCACTGGTTCCCGGTCGAGTTCCAAGCGGAGCAACGCATCGGCGCGCCCATAACGTTCGTCTTCCCGGGCGCTGAGGCGCCGCCGGGCAGTGGCGAGATCCTGGAATTCGATCCACCCCGAGTGTTCGCCTTCACCTGGAAAGACGCAAACCCGCAGGACACAGCGGTTTTGCGGTTCGAGCTGGTGCCTGAGGACGAGGGCTGCCTGCTGGTGTTCACCCATGCGCTGGGTGGTCCGGGAGACCTGCTCGCCACGGCCCGGCACGCGGCGGGCTGGGACGGCTGCCTGGACGTCATGGAGGGGGTTTTAGCAGGCCACGCGGTCGAGTCCACCAGGAAGGACTGGTTCCTCCGAGCCGAGCACTACGTCGAGGAGTTTGGGATCGCCACTGGCGAGTGCGCGGCAATGGCTGACGGCTTCCTGATCCGGGTCCAACGCGACCTGATTCACCCTAAAGAGAAGGTGTGGGCGCAACTAACCGAGGACGACCCAGCCGTCCTCGGCGCCGCTCCCCCGCTGCGCGCCACCCACGGCTACCAGCCCGCGGGCCTGGTCACCGAGCTGGCCGCCCCGGACACCCTGGCCTACACCTGGCTGCACGAGGACGCGCCGGCCGGCGTGGTCCGCTGGCAGCTGACGCCGCAGTCCTTCGGCTCCCTGCTCACCGTCACCCAGACCATCCCGGCCGAGCTGGCCGAGCTGCGCGCGGTCACCCTGGCCGCCTGGCAAACCCACCTGGAACTGTTCTTCGCCGCCCTGTTCGGCGACATCCGCTGCCCCTGGCCCACCGACCGCACCGAGCAACTACGCCGGCGCTACGCCACATCCCTGGAGTCCTGA
- a CDS encoding class I SAM-dependent methyltransferase has product MTDVGAVFDAGRAEFVDWSPLLWGPMGSATAEAGGLEPGDRVLDVCCGAGASALPAAELVGEQGLVHGLDLSAELLGYATKVAARRGLRHAEFFEADVTVWEAPDGEPYDLLQCAYGVFFLPEMDTAVGRLSTLVRPGGRVVITTWADAATEGFGSELVDAVRVYKPELPINSPVNLAAQRINTEDKLTGWLAGLGLTEVEVRRVELSIPIDAALAWSFVLGTGMRARLAGLTERQVEGVRADFTHRLAAAGIDHLDAASLIGVGTR; this is encoded by the coding sequence ATGACCGATGTGGGTGCGGTGTTCGACGCGGGCCGGGCGGAGTTCGTGGACTGGTCGCCGCTGCTGTGGGGCCCGATGGGCTCGGCGACCGCCGAGGCCGGCGGGCTCGAACCCGGCGACCGGGTGCTGGACGTGTGCTGCGGGGCGGGCGCCTCCGCGCTGCCCGCCGCCGAACTGGTCGGAGAGCAGGGGCTGGTGCACGGGCTGGACCTGTCGGCCGAACTGCTCGGCTACGCCACCAAGGTCGCCGCCCGGCGCGGGCTCCGCCACGCCGAGTTCTTCGAGGCCGATGTGACCGTGTGGGAAGCCCCCGACGGTGAGCCCTACGACCTGCTGCAATGCGCCTACGGCGTGTTCTTCCTGCCCGAGATGGATACCGCGGTCGGGCGGCTGAGCACGCTGGTCCGGCCCGGCGGCAGGGTCGTGATCACCACCTGGGCGGACGCGGCCACCGAGGGCTTCGGCTCCGAGCTGGTCGACGCGGTCCGGGTGTACAAGCCCGAGCTGCCGATCAACTCGCCGGTCAACCTGGCCGCCCAGCGCATCAACACCGAGGACAAGCTCACCGGCTGGCTGGCCGGGCTGGGCCTGACCGAGGTCGAGGTGCGGCGGGTGGAGCTGAGCATCCCGATCGACGCGGCGCTCGCCTGGAGCTTCGTGCTCGGCACCGGCATGCGGGCGCGGCTGGCCGGGCTGACCGAGCGGCAGGTGGAAGGGGTCCGCGCGGACTTCACCCACCGGCTGGCCGCGGCCGGCATCGACCACCTGGACGCGGCCTCGCTGATCGGCGTCGGCACCCGCTGA